From the genome of Mycobacterium dioxanotrophicus, one region includes:
- a CDS encoding LLM class F420-dependent oxidoreductase: protein MRFAFKTSPQNTTWADMLTVWRAADAIDVYESGWTFDHFYPIFSDSAGPCLEGWTTLTALAQATERLRVGVLVTGIHYRHPAVLANMAAALDIISNGRLELGIGAGWNEEESGAYGIELGSIKERFDRFEEACQVITGLLTQETTTFDGSYYQLKDARNEPKGPQQPHPPICIGGSGEKRTLRITAKYADHWNFVGGPPEEFARKRDVLAAHCADLGRDPKAITLSAHVRLGEDRDYAKVVDEAAALGAEGLDLAIVYLPPPLDSAVLEPLAEAIRDSGQLTA from the coding sequence GTGCGATTCGCCTTCAAAACTTCCCCGCAGAACACAACCTGGGCCGACATGCTCACCGTCTGGCGTGCGGCCGATGCGATCGACGTCTACGAGTCCGGCTGGACCTTCGATCACTTCTATCCGATCTTCTCCGACTCCGCGGGTCCGTGCCTGGAGGGCTGGACCACGCTGACGGCGCTGGCGCAGGCGACCGAACGGTTGCGCGTCGGTGTGCTCGTCACCGGCATCCACTACCGCCATCCCGCGGTCCTGGCCAACATGGCCGCCGCGCTCGACATCATTTCCAACGGACGCCTCGAGCTCGGCATCGGCGCAGGCTGGAACGAGGAAGAGTCCGGTGCGTACGGCATCGAACTGGGCAGCATCAAGGAGCGCTTCGACCGGTTCGAGGAAGCTTGTCAGGTGATCACCGGCCTGCTGACCCAGGAGACGACGACGTTCGACGGCTCCTACTACCAGCTCAAAGATGCCCGCAACGAGCCGAAGGGTCCGCAGCAGCCGCATCCGCCGATCTGTATCGGTGGCAGCGGCGAGAAGCGCACGTTGCGGATCACCGCGAAGTACGCCGACCACTGGAACTTCGTCGGCGGTCCGCCGGAGGAGTTCGCGCGCAAGCGTGACGTGTTGGCCGCGCACTGCGCCGATCTCGGTCGCGATCCGAAAGCGATCACGCTGTCGGCCCACGTCCGGCTGGGCGAAGACCGCGACTACGCCAAGGTGGTCGACGAGGCGGCCGCACTCGGCGCCGAGGGACTAGACCTGGCGATCGTCTACCTGCCGCCGCCGCTCGACAGCGCGGTGCTCGAACCGCTCGCCGAGGCGATCCGGGATTCGGGTCAGCTCACCGCTTGA
- a CDS encoding PHP domain-containing protein, producing the protein MDPVTALRQIAYYKDRAREDPRRVMAYRKAADVVEALSDEQRQRLGASNGWQSLPGVGPKTATVIAQAWAGRAPDALVELRSTAADLGGGDIRAALRGDLHVHSNWSDGSAPIEEMMLAAKELGHEYCALTDHSPRLKVANGLSPERLRKQLDVIDELRDTVAPMRILTGIEVDILEDGSLDQEPELLERLDVVVASVHSKLAMDAAAMTRRMLKAVSNPHTDVLGHCTGRLVTGGRGTRPESKFDAEKVFTACRDHGTAVEINSRPERRDPPTRLLKQALEIGCLFSIDTDSHAPGQLDFLGYGAQRALDSEVPVQRIVNTWPADDLLEWTSGR; encoded by the coding sequence ATGGATCCGGTGACCGCACTACGCCAGATCGCGTACTACAAGGACCGGGCCCGCGAAGACCCGCGGCGGGTGATGGCCTACCGCAAGGCCGCCGATGTGGTCGAGGCGCTGAGCGACGAACAGCGGCAACGCCTGGGCGCGTCCAACGGGTGGCAGTCGCTGCCGGGTGTCGGCCCGAAGACCGCAACGGTGATCGCCCAGGCGTGGGCCGGCCGTGCGCCGGATGCCCTGGTCGAATTGCGCTCGACTGCGGCCGATCTCGGCGGCGGCGACATCCGTGCTGCACTGCGCGGCGACCTGCACGTGCACTCCAACTGGTCGGACGGCTCCGCGCCGATCGAGGAGATGATGCTCGCCGCAAAGGAATTGGGCCACGAATACTGTGCGCTGACCGATCACTCACCGCGGCTGAAAGTCGCCAACGGTCTCTCGCCCGAGCGCCTGCGAAAACAGCTCGACGTGATCGACGAACTCCGCGACACCGTCGCACCCATGCGGATCCTCACCGGCATAGAGGTCGACATCCTCGAAGACGGTTCGCTGGACCAGGAACCCGAGCTGCTGGAGCGGCTCGACGTGGTGGTGGCCAGCGTGCACTCCAAGCTCGCGATGGACGCCGCGGCGATGACCCGCCGGATGCTCAAGGCCGTGTCGAATCCGCACACCGATGTGCTCGGACACTGCACCGGGCGCCTGGTCACCGGCGGCCGCGGCACCCGGCCGGAGTCGAAGTTCGACGCCGAGAAGGTGTTCACCGCGTGCCGCGACCACGGTACGGCCGTCGAGATCAACTCCCGGCCTGAGCGCCGCGACCCGCCGACCCGGCTACTCAAGCAAGCGCTGGAGATCGGCTGCCTGTTCAGTATCGACACCGATTCACACGCTCCCGGCCAGCTCGACTTTCTCGGCTACGGCGCCCAGCGGGCACTCGACTCCGAGGTTCCGGTGCAGCGCATCGTCAACACCTGGCCCGCCGACGACCTGCTGGAGTGGACCTCAGGACGCTGA
- a CDS encoding SulP family inorganic anion transporter → MPHRFSRLLPHRDDYADLPRSWRRDILAGVTVGVVALPLALAFGISSGVGAAAGLITAVVAGLVAAVFGGSHVQVSGPTGAMAVVLAPIVAQHGLGSIALVTVAAGLLVLAAGVTGLGRAVTFIPWPVIEGFTLGIATIIFLQQVPAAFAQQPPAGERTLPAAITVVAQADWTAAAKTLGVVTVVALLMVTLPRLHRAIPESLTAVIVATVLVSVLHIPVAAIGELPSHLPAPVLPHADLGAMRTLLGAALAIAALAAIESLLSARVAATMSPTGPYAPDRELVGQGLASVASGVFGGMPATGAIARTAVNVRSGARTRVAAIVHSLVLLAVVYLATGPVSTIPLAALAGVLMVTSFRMISAATVRKILRSTRSDALTFVLTAVVTVCFDLIEAVEIGIVVAAFFALRSIARRSSVVREELPGPALPGDDEIALLRLDGAMFFGAAERISQAIVDGEHPHTSVVIIRMSQLGMLDATGAHTLAEIATELEARGVTVIIKGVRPEHAELLANVGVFESLRHENHLLDSLDDAIDHARTHVAHRPH, encoded by the coding sequence GTGCCTCATCGCTTCAGCCGGCTGCTGCCCCATCGCGACGATTACGCGGATCTGCCGCGCTCGTGGCGTCGCGACATCCTCGCCGGCGTGACGGTCGGCGTCGTCGCGCTGCCGCTGGCGTTGGCCTTCGGGATCAGCTCCGGTGTCGGGGCCGCGGCGGGCCTGATCACGGCGGTGGTCGCCGGACTGGTCGCGGCCGTGTTCGGCGGTTCGCACGTGCAGGTCTCCGGGCCGACGGGAGCGATGGCGGTGGTCCTCGCACCGATCGTCGCGCAACACGGACTCGGCAGCATCGCCTTGGTCACGGTGGCGGCGGGCCTGCTGGTGTTGGCGGCCGGCGTCACCGGACTGGGCCGGGCCGTGACGTTCATCCCGTGGCCGGTGATCGAGGGCTTTACGCTCGGCATCGCCACCATCATCTTTCTGCAACAGGTCCCCGCGGCGTTCGCGCAGCAGCCCCCTGCCGGTGAACGCACGCTGCCCGCCGCGATCACCGTGGTGGCCCAGGCCGACTGGACGGCGGCGGCGAAAACGCTCGGTGTGGTCACCGTGGTGGCGCTCCTGATGGTCACGCTCCCCCGGTTGCACCGGGCCATCCCCGAATCGCTGACCGCGGTGATCGTTGCCACGGTGCTGGTGAGCGTGCTGCACATCCCGGTCGCGGCCATCGGCGAGTTGCCGTCCCATCTGCCCGCGCCGGTGCTGCCGCACGCCGATCTCGGGGCGATGCGCACGCTGCTCGGTGCCGCGCTGGCCATCGCCGCCCTGGCGGCCATCGAATCGCTGCTCTCGGCTCGGGTCGCGGCAACCATGTCGCCGACCGGACCGTACGCCCCCGACCGGGAACTGGTGGGCCAGGGGCTGGCCTCGGTGGCCTCCGGTGTGTTCGGCGGGATGCCCGCGACCGGTGCGATCGCCCGCACCGCGGTCAACGTGCGGTCCGGCGCCAGGACGCGGGTCGCGGCGATCGTGCACTCCCTGGTTCTGCTCGCGGTGGTCTACCTGGCGACCGGGCCGGTGTCGACCATCCCGCTCGCCGCACTGGCCGGGGTGCTGATGGTGACGTCGTTCCGGATGATCTCGGCTGCGACGGTTCGAAAGATCCTGCGCTCCACCCGATCCGACGCCCTGACCTTCGTGCTGACGGCCGTGGTGACGGTGTGTTTCGATCTGATCGAGGCCGTCGAGATCGGGATTGTGGTTGCGGCGTTCTTCGCGTTGCGGTCGATCGCGCGGCGCAGCAGCGTGGTTCGCGAAGAGCTGCCCGGCCCAGCGCTGCCCGGCGATGACGAGATCGCGCTGCTACGCCTCGACGGCGCGATGTTCTTCGGTGCGGCCGAGCGCATTTCGCAGGCGATCGTCGACGGCGAGCACCCGCACACATCCGTCGTCATCATCCGGATGTCGCAACTGGGCATGCTCGACGCCACGGGCGCGCACACGCTCGCGGAGATCGCCACCGAACTGGAGGCCCGCGGTGTCACGGTGATCATTAAGGGAGTCCGGCCCGAACACGCCGAGTTGCTCGCCAACGTCGGCGTGTTCGAGTCGCTCCGACACGAGAACCACTTGCTCGATTCGCTCGACGACGCGATCGACCACGCGCGCACGCATGTCGCGCATCGCCCGCATTGA
- the cynR gene encoding transcriptional regulator CynR, which produces MELRHVRYLLAVAEHGNFTRAAETLHISQPTLSQQIRQLERTLGVQLLDRSGRAVRLTDAGEAFADHARSALRDLDAGERAVHDVRDLSRGHLRIAMTPSLTAYLIGPLVHRYRTAYPGITLTITETTQDRIEADLLADRLDLGLAFSGSHAAGIDNSPLFIEYLGLVVGSSHPLAAESGSVTVSRLAAQPLALLSRDFATRTHIDAHFAACEVAPQIAIEANSISALVEVVRRGSIATVLPDAITRAHPDLHAVALYPELPTRTVEMLRRGAAYHSAAAHAFAAMARAEVQPG; this is translated from the coding sequence ATGGAGCTGCGCCACGTGCGTTATCTGCTTGCCGTCGCCGAGCACGGAAACTTCACGCGCGCCGCCGAGACCCTGCACATATCGCAGCCGACGCTGTCGCAGCAGATCCGCCAACTTGAGCGGACTCTCGGGGTACAGCTGCTGGACCGCTCCGGGCGCGCGGTCCGCCTCACCGATGCCGGCGAGGCGTTCGCCGACCACGCCCGCAGCGCGTTGCGGGATCTCGATGCCGGTGAGCGCGCCGTGCACGACGTCCGGGATCTGTCCCGGGGCCATCTGCGCATCGCGATGACGCCCAGCCTCACCGCCTACCTGATCGGGCCCCTGGTGCACCGGTACCGCACCGCATACCCGGGGATCACGCTGACGATCACCGAGACCACTCAGGACCGCATCGAGGCCGATCTGCTGGCCGACCGTCTTGACCTGGGGCTGGCCTTCAGTGGCAGCCATGCGGCCGGCATCGACAATTCGCCGTTGTTCATCGAATACCTCGGCCTGGTGGTCGGATCGTCGCACCCTCTCGCCGCCGAATCCGGCTCGGTCACGGTGAGCCGGCTGGCGGCTCAGCCACTCGCATTGCTCAGCCGCGACTTCGCCACCCGCACGCACATCGATGCCCATTTCGCCGCGTGCGAGGTGGCCCCGCAGATCGCGATCGAAGCCAACTCGATCAGCGCGCTGGTCGAAGTGGTGCGCCGCGGGTCCATCGCGACCGTCTTGCCGGACGCGATCACTCGGGCCCATCCTGACCTGCACGCCGTGGCACTGTATCCCGAACTACCCACGCGAACTGTCGAGATGCTCCGGCGTGGGGCCGCCTATCACTCGGCGGCCGCGCACGCGTTCGCGGCGATGGCCAGGGCCGAGGTTCAACCGGGCTGA
- the cynS gene encoding cyanase, with product MVHAQFDPTAREILAAEAVAAKTAKDLTWQQIADAAGFSVAFVTAAVLGQHALPQEAAVAVADLLGLDSSAAQLLQTIPTRGSIPGGIPTDPTIYRFYEMLQVYGTTLKALVHEQFGDGIISAINFRLDVQKVADPEGGERAVITLDGKYLPTKPF from the coding sequence ATGGTGCACGCACAATTCGATCCCACAGCCCGCGAGATCCTGGCGGCCGAAGCCGTCGCTGCCAAGACCGCCAAAGATCTGACCTGGCAGCAGATTGCCGACGCGGCCGGGTTCTCGGTCGCCTTCGTCACCGCCGCAGTGCTCGGCCAGCACGCGCTGCCGCAGGAGGCTGCGGTGGCCGTCGCCGATCTCCTCGGATTGGACAGCAGCGCCGCCCAACTGTTGCAGACCATTCCGACCCGCGGATCGATTCCCGGAGGCATTCCCACCGATCCGACCATCTACCGCTTCTACGAGATGCTGCAGGTGTACGGCACCACTCTGAAGGCGCTCGTCCACGAACAGTTCGGCGACGGCATCATCAGCGCCATCAACTTCCGCCTCGACGTGCAGAAGGTCGCCGACCCCGAAGGCGGGGAGCGCGCGGTGATCACGCTCGACGGGAAGTACCTGCCGACCAAGCCGTTCTGA
- a CDS encoding NAD-dependent succinate-semialdehyde dehydrogenase codes for MSEYAVTNPATAEVVATYPTATQAEIEAAIDAAAKTSRTWSRTSTVAERAALLGKVAKLHEERREQLATVINREMGKPMDQSLGEVDFCAAIYQYYADNAEKFLADEEITLLDGEGSAVVKRGPVGVLLGIMPWNYPYYQVARFAGPNLVVGNTILLKHAPQCPESAELLQLIFLEAGFPQGAYIDIRATNDQVAEIIADPRVAAVSLTGSERAGAAVAEIAGRHLKKCVLELGGSDPFVVLSTDDLDATVEAAVAGRMENTGQACNAAKRFIVAEGIYDDFLTKFTEKILAAADGVAPLSSLRAAETLEQQVKTAVAGGAKLTSAGERNGAFFPPGVLTGVTEDNPIYGQELFGPVAVVYKVGSEDEAVAVANDTPFGLGSYVFTTDADQAKRVADRIDAGMVFVNAVGAEGVELPFGGIKRSGYGRELGKYGIDEFVNKKLIRTV; via the coding sequence ATGAGCGAGTATGCAGTCACCAACCCGGCGACCGCGGAGGTCGTCGCCACTTATCCGACTGCAACCCAAGCCGAGATCGAAGCCGCGATCGACGCGGCAGCCAAGACCTCTCGCACCTGGTCGCGGACCAGCACGGTAGCCGAACGGGCAGCCCTTCTCGGGAAGGTCGCCAAGCTGCACGAAGAGCGTCGCGAACAATTGGCGACGGTCATCAACCGCGAGATGGGCAAGCCCATGGACCAATCCCTGGGCGAGGTCGACTTCTGCGCCGCGATCTACCAGTACTACGCCGACAATGCCGAGAAGTTCCTCGCCGACGAGGAGATCACGCTGCTCGACGGCGAAGGCAGCGCGGTGGTCAAGCGCGGGCCCGTCGGCGTGCTGCTCGGCATCATGCCGTGGAACTACCCGTACTACCAGGTGGCGCGGTTCGCCGGCCCAAACCTGGTGGTGGGCAACACCATTCTGCTCAAGCATGCACCGCAGTGCCCCGAGTCGGCCGAACTGCTGCAGCTGATCTTCCTGGAAGCCGGCTTCCCGCAGGGTGCCTACATCGACATCCGGGCCACCAATGACCAGGTCGCCGAGATCATCGCCGACCCGCGAGTGGCAGCGGTGTCGCTGACGGGCTCCGAGCGTGCCGGCGCCGCGGTCGCCGAGATCGCCGGGCGCCACCTCAAGAAGTGCGTCCTGGAGCTCGGCGGTTCCGACCCGTTCGTGGTGCTCTCGACCGACGATCTCGACGCGACGGTCGAAGCCGCCGTGGCCGGCCGGATGGAGAACACCGGACAGGCCTGTAACGCGGCCAAGCGGTTCATCGTCGCCGAGGGCATCTACGACGACTTCCTGACGAAGTTCACCGAAAAGATCCTCGCCGCAGCCGACGGTGTCGCCCCGTTGTCCTCACTGCGGGCGGCAGAGACGCTGGAACAGCAGGTCAAAACCGCGGTCGCGGGCGGTGCGAAGCTGACTTCGGCAGGTGAGCGCAATGGCGCGTTCTTCCCGCCCGGTGTGCTCACCGGGGTCACCGAGGACAACCCGATCTACGGCCAGGAGCTGTTCGGCCCGGTGGCTGTGGTGTACAAGGTCGGTTCGGAGGACGAGGCGGTGGCTGTCGCCAACGACACCCCGTTCGGCCTGGGCTCCTACGTCTTCACCACCGATGCGGACCAAGCCAAGCGCGTCGCCGACCGGATCGATGCCGGCATGGTGTTCGTCAACGCCGTCGGCGCCGAAGGTGTCGAGCTGCCGTTCGGCGGGATCAAGCGTTCCGGGTACGGGCGCGAGCTTGGCAAGTACGGCATCGACGAGTTCGTGAACAAGAAGCTGATCCGCACCGTCTAG
- a CDS encoding glycosyltransferase 87 family protein, whose protein sequence is MVLRRRVVCGAVIMAVLALVVHNHLVPFQTQFFGLTENNYDLDTYRAAVHQVWDGRGLYDTPALRGAWFVYPPFATLALAPFAWLGFDVAKYALLALSIGVLALIAWRIMRLAGFRADARLAVVSGALAVIVIDLEPVQATLWWGQINVLLMALVLLDLLRPVESRWRGIGLGIAAGIKLTPLVFLPYLLLTRQWRASATATLTFGATALITWPLLPRDSTWFWTHLGDTSHISRLDHLANQSINGFLARYFAPHPRPEWLWIAVSLLVVAVGLAVATWAQRRGEPALAVVLVGLMGCAVSPFSWAAHWVWFAPAFFWLVAKAGTTRGHWARGWAYRAAVLVAMTFMWTLHRPGRNHTTMYFSGVYWNFIDLRAFWVGQLASGWYPLVFLCFMVGAASWLRLSARDEIAMATADLEDYPPEFLDERLGGTPEAVPDREVRAGAQ, encoded by the coding sequence ATGGTACTGCGCCGTCGTGTTGTCTGCGGCGCAGTCATCATGGCCGTGCTGGCGTTGGTGGTGCACAACCACCTGGTGCCGTTCCAGACACAGTTCTTCGGGTTGACCGAGAACAACTACGATCTGGACACCTACCGGGCGGCTGTGCACCAGGTGTGGGACGGCCGAGGTCTGTACGACACGCCTGCGCTGCGCGGGGCGTGGTTCGTCTACCCGCCCTTCGCGACCCTGGCCCTCGCGCCATTCGCCTGGCTCGGATTCGATGTCGCGAAGTACGCCCTCCTGGCGCTGTCGATCGGCGTGCTGGCGCTCATCGCATGGCGCATCATGCGCCTGGCCGGTTTTCGCGCGGATGCCCGGTTGGCCGTGGTGAGCGGTGCGCTCGCGGTGATCGTCATCGACCTCGAGCCCGTGCAGGCGACGCTGTGGTGGGGGCAGATCAACGTCCTGCTCATGGCGCTGGTGCTGCTCGATCTGTTACGTCCCGTCGAATCCCGCTGGCGCGGGATAGGTTTGGGTATCGCCGCGGGTATCAAGCTGACCCCGCTCGTGTTCCTGCCGTACCTGCTGCTCACCCGGCAATGGCGGGCATCAGCTACTGCCACACTGACATTCGGTGCCACCGCGCTGATCACCTGGCCGCTGCTGCCGCGCGACAGCACCTGGTTCTGGACTCACCTCGGCGATACCAGCCACATCAGCCGTCTCGATCATCTGGCGAACCAGTCGATCAACGGATTTCTCGCCCGGTACTTCGCCCCGCATCCCCGCCCGGAGTGGCTGTGGATTGCCGTGAGCCTGCTGGTGGTTGCCGTCGGTCTGGCGGTCGCGACGTGGGCTCAGCGGCGCGGAGAGCCGGCGCTGGCCGTGGTGCTTGTCGGTTTGATGGGCTGCGCGGTGTCGCCGTTCAGTTGGGCCGCGCACTGGGTGTGGTTCGCACCGGCATTCTTCTGGCTCGTGGCGAAAGCGGGCACGACACGAGGGCACTGGGCCCGAGGGTGGGCCTACCGGGCCGCCGTGCTGGTGGCGATGACGTTCATGTGGACGCTGCACCGTCCGGGACGCAACCACACCACCATGTACTTCAGCGGCGTGTACTGGAATTTCATCGACCTACGCGCGTTTTGGGTCGGCCAGCTCGCGAGCGGCTGGTATCCACTGGTGTTCCTGTGCTTCATGGTCGGTGCGGCGAGCTGGTTGCGGCTGAGCGCGCGTGACGAGATCGCCATGGCGACAGCGGATCTCGAGGACTACCCGCCGGAGTTTCTCGATGAGCGGCTGGGCGGTACGCCCGAAGCCGTCCCGGATCGAGAGGTCCGCGCCGGCGCCCAGTAG
- a CDS encoding TetR/AcrR family transcriptional regulator: MVTTAQTRAPRGRRATRPSGDDREAAILATASRLLETKKFADVSVDDLAKGAGISRPTFYFYFSSKEAVLLSLLDPLIKRADTGFDGALEDMPADPRRAIRRGIEIFFSSFGSHPATAKAGAEAVGTIPEFREFWAGLMQKWINLTAALIGAERQRGAAPDTIPAMDLATSLNLMNERTMMAALGGEEPGIADDRVVDTLAHIWLTSIYGTAA, translated from the coding sequence ATCGTGACCACCGCCCAGACCCGCGCACCACGCGGCCGCCGCGCGACAAGACCGTCGGGCGACGACCGTGAAGCGGCGATCCTGGCGACGGCATCGCGGCTGCTGGAGACCAAGAAGTTCGCCGACGTCTCGGTCGACGATCTGGCCAAAGGCGCCGGCATCTCACGGCCCACCTTCTACTTCTATTTCTCGTCCAAGGAAGCCGTCCTGCTGTCACTGCTCGACCCGCTCATCAAGCGCGCCGACACCGGCTTCGACGGCGCGTTGGAGGACATGCCCGCCGATCCGAGGCGGGCCATCCGCCGCGGTATCGAGATCTTCTTCAGCTCATTCGGGTCACACCCGGCCACCGCGAAGGCCGGCGCCGAGGCCGTCGGGACCATCCCCGAGTTCCGCGAGTTCTGGGCGGGGTTGATGCAGAAGTGGATCAACCTGACCGCCGCGCTGATCGGCGCCGAACGCCAGCGTGGCGCCGCCCCGGACACCATTCCGGCGATGGACCTCGCCACCTCGCTGAACCTGATGAACGAGCGCACCATGATGGCGGCGCTCGGCGGTGAAGAGCCGGGCATCGCCGACGACCGGGTGGTCGACACGTTGGCCCACATCTGGCTGACCAGCATTTACGGCACCGCCGCCTGA
- a CDS encoding YiaA/YiaB family inner membrane protein, with protein MNAINDLSKITAAFFIQAAIAFGVSFLGVLGGIYFLPLDTWQRLFLAMSVLFLVTSAFTLAKVVRDQQEAATIRVRLDEARLEKLLAEHNPFSSAS; from the coding sequence ATGAACGCAATCAACGACTTGTCGAAGATCACCGCCGCCTTCTTCATCCAGGCCGCGATTGCCTTCGGCGTGAGTTTTCTCGGCGTGCTCGGTGGAATCTATTTCCTGCCACTGGATACCTGGCAGCGTCTGTTCCTGGCGATGTCGGTGCTGTTTCTCGTCACCAGCGCCTTCACGCTGGCGAAAGTGGTCCGCGACCAGCAGGAGGCTGCGACCATCCGGGTGCGGCTGGACGAGGCGCGGCTGGAAAAGCTGCTCGCCGAACATAATCCGTTCAGCTCAGCGTCCTGA
- the dinB gene encoding DNA polymerase IV, producing the protein MFVSGIPSEAAILHADLDSFYASVEQRDDPALRGRPVIVGAGVVLAASYEAKAFGVRTAMGGHQARALCPRAVVVPPRMAAYTQASREVFRVFEDTTPLVEPLSVDEAFLDVSGLGRVSGTPVQIAGRLREQVRDRVGLPITVGIARTKFLAKVASQEGKPDGLLLVPPDRELAFLHPLPVQRLWGVGAKTAEKLRAHGIETVADVAELPESALSAMVGGAMGRQLFALSRNIDRRRVTTGVHRHSVGAQRALGRRGNTMSAAEVDAVVINLVDRITRRMRASGRTGRTVVLRLRFDDFGRATRSHTLPRATASTEEVLCAARALVDGAAPLIAQRGLTLIGFAVSNIDRDGNEQLELPFDSVPDLGAVDSAVDQIRERFGTALLTRGVLVGRDPGWEMPMLPD; encoded by the coding sequence ATGTTCGTGTCGGGCATCCCGAGCGAGGCGGCCATCCTCCACGCCGACCTCGACTCGTTCTACGCGTCGGTGGAGCAACGGGACGACCCTGCGCTGCGCGGCCGGCCGGTGATCGTGGGCGCCGGGGTGGTGTTGGCGGCCAGTTACGAGGCGAAGGCCTTCGGCGTACGGACGGCGATGGGTGGCCATCAGGCCCGTGCGCTCTGCCCGCGGGCCGTCGTCGTGCCACCGCGGATGGCCGCGTACACGCAGGCGAGTCGAGAGGTCTTCAGAGTCTTTGAAGACACCACTCCCCTGGTCGAACCGCTGTCGGTGGACGAGGCGTTTCTCGATGTCTCCGGGCTGGGCCGGGTGTCGGGCACACCGGTGCAGATCGCCGGGCGGCTGCGGGAGCAGGTACGCGACCGGGTCGGTCTCCCGATCACCGTCGGCATCGCCCGCACCAAGTTCCTCGCCAAGGTCGCCAGCCAGGAAGGCAAGCCCGACGGGCTGCTGCTGGTCCCGCCGGACCGCGAACTGGCGTTCCTGCACCCACTCCCGGTGCAGCGGCTGTGGGGTGTCGGAGCCAAGACGGCGGAGAAGCTGCGCGCGCACGGCATCGAGACGGTGGCCGATGTCGCCGAGTTGCCCGAGTCCGCGCTCTCGGCGATGGTCGGCGGAGCCATGGGACGCCAGCTGTTCGCGTTGTCCCGCAACATCGATCGGCGCCGGGTCACCACGGGGGTGCACCGGCATTCGGTCGGGGCCCAGCGTGCGCTGGGTCGCCGCGGCAACACCATGTCGGCGGCCGAGGTCGATGCCGTGGTGATCAACCTCGTCGACCGCATCACCCGCCGGATGCGTGCCTCCGGACGCACCGGCCGCACGGTGGTGCTGCGCCTGCGGTTCGATGACTTCGGTCGCGCCACCCGGTCGCACACCTTGCCCCGCGCCACCGCGTCCACCGAGGAAGTCCTCTGTGCCGCGCGCGCATTGGTCGACGGCGCAGCGCCACTGATCGCGCAGCGGGGACTGACCCTGATCGGGTTCGCGGTGTCCAACATCGACCGCGACGGCAACGAGCAGTTGGAGCTCCCGTTCGACAGCGTTCCGGATCTCGGCGCCGTCGACTCGGCCGTCGACCAGATCCGGGAGCGTTTCGGCACCGCACTGCTCACCCGTGGCGTGCTGGTCGGCCGCGATCCCGGGTGGGAGATGCCTATGCTGCCCGATTAA